In Alosa sapidissima isolate fAloSap1 chromosome 4, fAloSap1.pri, whole genome shotgun sequence, the following are encoded in one genomic region:
- the rbm15b gene encoding putative RNA-binding protein 15B translates to MKRQAERDSSPARGIPKRIRERDREESRRDDGPTSLAVSLADTRCYHKHQARSRSREREKPRLREERSAVGDLLHRAHHEIGLLGRPPLRTASVMGKSSAELLGGRTAAGLEYKTLLISNLGSQLSDEHVEDGLFHEFKKFGDVSVKLSHTPELGRVAYVNFRHTENAREARHMKARLVLYDRPLKVEPMYMRRRSCTPPDVGYVPLHSVYQYRQRSLSPGAGVRDTRPRHYPVDGLGLSRERERVLDYYSVLDERGRPYTYQVPDEDLKPEDDQRATRNLFIGNLEHSVSEVELRQGFDKYGIIEEVVIKRPARGQGGAYAFLKFQNLDMAHRAKVAMQGRVIGGNAVKIGYGKANPTTRLWVGGLGPNISLAALAREFDRFGSIRTIDYVKGDNFAYVQYESLDAAQAACTQMRGFPLGGPSRRLRVDFAKAEDSPRGYPQQYQPGLPAHYEHLADGYSHHRSLERELRVRGHSPTHPLFSERERPLVGETDWSPPKSLERRTAALEVFGRTRARSRSRSRERWVKDRDMERGGKSWEERRKRRSQSSERLFDDRERSKTRASGSGSQVSPEDSPERTCTRLPDSTSEPKEESPEGGLHSPNQQIRKDSYEPSATHKKHPTLLERKLCDGETDADSQTEKNQKPTGTLFELAQSLSQVWHGSLVLKNSCFPTYMHLLEGSSIFALTLLRDPAASKPTSTGQLKIAQRLRLDQPKLDEVMRRIHLGGPEGYTVLLALQAPMERELPPTEPGLQKRLLRNLVTYLRNKQAAGVISLPLGGSKEGEGGGMLYAFPPCDFAQQYLKNAIRISGKVEEEHLVIVIVKDTI, encoded by the coding sequence ATGAAAAGACAAGCCGAGCGTGACTCAAGTCCTGCCAGAGGAATACCAAAGAGAATAAGGGAGAGGGATCGAGAAGAGAGTCGTAGAGATGATGGACCCACGTCGCTTGCTGTGTCGCTTGCGGATACCAGATGTTATCACAAGCATCAGGCgcggagcaggagcagggagcgAGAGAAGCCAAGGCTGCGTGAGGAGAGGAGTGCCGTCGGGGATTTGCTGCATCGTGCTCATCATGAAATTGGTTTACTCGGTCGCCCACCTCTGCGAACAGCATCCGTGATGGGTAAATCATCCGCCGAATTGTTAGGTGGCCGAACGGCAGCTGGGCTAGAATACAAAACATTACTGATTAGCAATCTTGGATCTCAGTTGTCTGACGAACATGTGGAAGACGGCTTATTTCACGAGTTTAAAAAGTTTGGAGATGTCAGTGTAAAGCTGTCGCATACTCCGGAGCTTGGTCGTGTCGCTTATGTGAACTTCAGGCACACAGAGAACGCACGAGAGGCACGGCATATGAAAGCCAGGTTAGTACTGTATGATCGCCCACTCAAAGTGGAGCCCATGTATATGAGGCGACGCAGCTGCACGCCGCCTGATGTCGGGTATGTGCCCCTACATAGTGTCTACCAGTACAGACAAAGGTCCCTTTCCCCAGGGGCTGGTGTTAGAGATACAAGACCCCGACATTACCCAGTTGATGGATTGGGCCTTAGTAGGGAGCGTGAGCGGGTCTTGGATTACTACAGTGTGTTGGATGAACGAGGCCGCCCTTACACCTATCAAGTACCAGATGAGGACTTAAAGCCAGAAGATGACCAGCGGGCTACCAGAAACCTCTTCATTGGTAATTTGGAACACAGTGTATCAGAGGTTGAGTTGAGACAAGGTTTTGATAAATATGGCATAATAGAGGAAGTGGTGATAAAGCGACCCGCGCGTGGCCAGGGAGGAGCCTATGCCTTCCTCAAGTTCCAGAACCTAGACATGGCACATCGAGCTAAAGTGGCAATGCAGGGGCGCGTCATTGGAGGTAATGCTGTGAAGATTGGCTATGGTAAGGCAAACCCTACAACACGTCTGTGGGTTGGGGGTCTTGGACCTAACATTTCTCTTGCTGCATTGGCACGCGAGTTTGACCGCTTTGGCAGCATCCGCACCATTGACTATGTGAAAGGTGATAACTTTGCCTATGTTCAGTATGAGAGCCTAGATGCTGCACAGGCTGCCTGTACACAAATGAGAGGTTTCCCTCTGGGTGGGCCCAGCCGACGGCTTCGTGTGGACTTTGCCAAAGCTGAGGATTCTCCCCGTGGATACCCTCAGCAATACCAGCCAGGCCTCCCAGCCCATTACGAGCACCTCGCAGATGGCTACAGCCACCACCGAAGCCTAGAGCGGGAGCTTAGGGTACGAGGGCACTCTCCCACTCATCCACTATTTTCGGAACGAGAACGTCCCCTGGTGGGTGAGACAGACTGGAGTCCCCCCAAAAGCTTGGAACGGCGGACGGCAGCACTGGAGGTGTTTGGTCGCACCCGTGCACGCAGCAGAAGCCGTAGCAGGGAACGCTGGGTAAAGGACCGGGATATGGAGCGAGGAGGAAAGAGCTGGGAAGAGAGACGTAAACGCCGTAGTCAATCCAGTGAGAGGCTCTTTGATGACCGGGAGCGTTCTAAAACCAGAGCATCTGGCAGTGGCAGCCAGGTGTCACCAGAGGACAGCCCAGAACGAACATGCACGCGACTTCCAGACTCCACTTCTGAGCCTAAGGAAGAATCACCTGAAGGGGGACTCCATTCTCCAAACCAGCAAATCCGCAAAGACAGCTATGAGCCTTcagccacacacaaaaaacaccccACCCTGCTTGAACGAAAGCTGTGTGATGGTGAGACTGATGCTGATTCGCAGACAGAAAAGAACCAGAAACCTACAGGCACACTGTTTGAACTTGCACAGTCTCTTAGTCAGGTTTGGCATGGATCACTGGTGTTGAAAAACAGCTGCTTTCCCACTTACATGCACCTGCTGGAGGGTAGCTCTATTTTTGCGCTAACCTTGCTGCGGGACCCTGCAGCTAGCAAGCCCACCAGTACTGGCCAATTGAAGATCGCGCAGCGTCTGCGGTTGGACCAGCCCAAGCTGGATGAGGTAATGCGTCGCATTCATCTGGGTGGACCAGAGGGCTATACTGTTCTGCTGGCCCTGCAAGCCCCCATGGAGAGAGAGCTCCCCCCTACTGAACCTGGCCTGCAGAAGCGCCTGCTAAGAAACCTGGTGACATACCTCAGAAACAAACAGGCAGCAGGCGTCATCAGCCTGCCGTTGGGAGGGTccaaagagggagagggtgggggcATGTTGTATGCTTTCCCACCATGTGACTTTGCTCAGCAATACCTGAAAAATGCCATCAGGATTTCAGGCAAAGTGGAGGAGGAACACTTAGTCATTGTGATTGTGAAAGATACTATTTAA